The DNA window AAACTTGCTGTACagtaagagtaataaatatattgagtttatcggtggactaagggtttcactaattgttatagggcctagaaggtatcgtaagagttaattacagcggagttgaggtaaggaaaaataattatactttatacttgctttttatatggtttgagtatctagtatgactgcttgaataaattgtattgaaactgtggaatgtgatagtttcggtgaaatagtgttttatcgatgaattgtatatggttgtttaatcatgttccaggtacttggaagtggttggaaaccacacatgtatggtgatgtggtaagtgaggcagtgtacgtaagggtgcactggttattggtactgcgttctggttaagaacgtaagacactccagatttgtatggaagctggagtgtgattgtgagtgtgagtgtgtggtatttcagtatttgtgtggctgcctctatttatacttatgattaggttgttgtatgtttgatgtatatgtttgtgctatgatgtgtgaatgctggtacatagtattgtgtttttccttactgggctttgcagctcaccccttatttaccccctatgtgcagataagtaagcctgtaagctttcggtgacaagttgagtctgggcagcatggggtgtatctcgtgtgatcatgtaactgcgtgtggtcttggccatcttccgctgaaagtttttttttaatttattaaacttatcgaggatgttgtcgtttaaattttctattacttttccctaagtggtaatactttattttcaactgggtacccatgttttgaaaagtgttttttttttttaaataaaggcaacattagtatcttaacgccagtttatttatggcatcttattttacgtaagtaagggcgttacaaatggtaCCAGAGCCACAGTTACATTGATCTTGAATTCACGCGACATACACACCATCGCTGCAAAGGATCAACTTGTCATCAAGTATGTATGCTTTATATATGTTATGTCTTATATGTTAAATTTGGTTTAgtctttatcttttaattttcctTTAGTTAGCTAGAAGTTTAGGGTATGTTAATCGAAACAATTAACTGATTCTTCGGAGTTAGAATTTTAGTATAACTCAAACAATTttcttattagtgtaattttttttatgagtgaagattatttatttatttatttattttacatggtgaattgttgcttgatgatttacgtttttttttagtttatataaTTTAGTGTATAGATATTTCCTTTTTGAGCGAGATACATCTTTGGTTATTTTTCTTATCGATACCATCTCCTTTCTTTTGAAGAACAAGTTAAGGGATTTGATGGAAAACGGTGAACCCAGAAGATCAACCCGCTTGAATGAAAGAGCGGCTGTAAGAGACCGAGCTAGAGGTCGAGGGCGAGGATGTGCTCGCGGTCGAGGCAGGGGAAACCAGCATGTCCCTGCCGAGGCGGTGATCCAGGAGAATCAAAATGCCCCTGTAAATGGACAGCAACCAGGTCAAGGTGGGGGTAACCACGAAGTCCCTGCTGGGGTAGTTGGTCAAGAacaccaaaatgcccctgtagTGGTGCCACCACAACAAGAAGATTTGGCGCAAGAAGTTGCTCGTCTCAAGGAAGAAATTAGGAAGCGAGATGAAGAGGCTCTCAACCGTCAGGAACAACCCAATCAAGGACAACATCAATTTTTGCCGGTGCAATACATGCCTGTGCCGGAGGGTCGATGGGAACCaatatatgaaaggttccgcaagcaacACCCACCAAATTTTGAAGGGGGCTCAGATCCAATGGAAGCTGAGGAATGGTTAAGAACAGTGGAAGGTATTGTTGAGTACATGCGGCTCGGTAACGGAGATAGTGTAGCTTGTGCTGCTAGTTTATTGAAAAAGGATGTCCGCATCTGGTGGGATGTTATTAAACAAACACGGGATGTGGCCGCAATGACCTGGGCTGACTTTGTacaagtttttaacaaaaaatactaCAGTGAAGCAATACGCTCAGCTAGAGTTAATGAGTTCACAAACTTGAGGCAGGGTAAGTCTACGGTTACGAGTATGCTCGCCAATTTGACgattagcaaagtttgccaCGTATCCGGTTCCTACCGAGTTTCGAGGATTCATCGTTTCTTGAAGGGCTCGACTCCCGAATAAGTCGGGACATAGCGATGTCAGGAGTAAGGGCAACCACGTATGCTGAGGTACTAGAAAAAGCCCTAGAAGCTGAGTTGTGTGAAAGTCGTATACAGAAAGACAATACAGCAAGGTGGGAGGCCAGAAAGGCCAGTAATGGAGGTGGTGATAACAAAAGAAAACTGCCAACTAACCAACACAACGAAGCCGACAAGAGAAACAAGATAGGGTCCAATAACTACAAAGGGAAGAAGCCATATGTGGAGTACCCGCTATGCCCAACATGTGGTCGTAAGCATCCGGGAGAATGTCGGCGAAAGGCAAGACTTGTTACAAGTGTGGGCAACCAGGCCACTATAAGAAGGACTGTCCACAAAAAGGTGATCAACTCAAGGATGACAAACTTGTCCCAGCTCGAGTATTTGCACTAACCAGAGGGGAGGCTGAGACTAGTAACACTGTGGTTGCAGGTCAGATTTCTATCTCTGAAAAACTAtgtactgttttatttgattctggAGCTACGCACTCATTTATTGCTTTAAAGATGATAGATAAGTTAGAACTACCGTATGTAAACTTTAGTTATAAGTTCATGACGGAGTTGCCCTCGGGCGAGGTTATGATATCATCTAGAGGAGTGCGGGATGCGCCAATAAGGATTGCAGACAAGGAACTTAGTGGAGATGCGATAGAGCTGGAGATGAGGGATTACGATCTTATCTTGGGTATGGATTGGCTATCACGACATGGAGCAACAATAGACTGCCGAAAGAGGACAGTGACTTTCACCCCTGAATCTGGAGAGGCATTCATATTTGAAGGAATCAAAGTCAAGTCAAGCTTACCGCTAGTTACAGCCCTAAAGGCACAAAAGATGATACGTGCGGGATGTCAAGCATACTTGGCCAGCATAGTAGACAAGTCCAGAGAAACCACCCTCAAGCCAGAGAATGTCCACATAGTATGTGAATTCCAAGAAGTTTTTCCGGAAGACCTACCAGGGCTACCCCCAGATAGAGAGATAGAATTTGTGATTGAGTTAGCGCCAGGCACAGCACCAATCTCGAGGGCTCCATACCGCATGGCTCCCAAtgaattgaaggaattgaaggctCAACTACAAGATCTTTTAGACAAGGGATTCATTAGACCaagttactcaccttggggtgcgccagtgttgttcgtcaagaagaaggacggtAGTATGCGGATGTGTATAGACTATCGAGAGCTGAACAAAGTGACTATAAAGAACAAGTATCCCTTGCCTCGCAccgatgatttgtttgatcagttACAAGGGGCGATCGTCTTTTCAAAGATCGACTTGAGATCTGGGTACCACCAATTGAAAGTCCGAGAGGAAGATATAGCAAAGACGGCATTTCGAACACGGTAtgggcattatgaatttctagtgatGTCATTTGGGTTAACCAATGCCCCAGTGACCTTCATGGAtttaatgaatagagtattcaaggaataTCTTGACAAGTTTGTGGTGGTATTCATTGATGACATACTCATTTATTCAAGGACAATGGAAGAGCATGAGGAGCACTTAAGGCTAACTCTAAGTAGACTCAAAGAGCACCAATTGTACgccaaattcaaaaagtgtgagttacGGTTGGAGAAAGTGGCGTTTCTAGGCCATATAGTGTCCAAAGATGGGGTAGAGGTGGACCTGCGAAAATTGAAGCGAGTGAAGAGCTGGCCAAAACCAAAAACCGCAAGTGAGGTTCGGAGTTTTCTCGGACTAGCTGGATATTATAGGAGATTCGTTGAAGGGTTCTCAAAAATAGCCACACCATTGACGAATTTGACTCGAAAGCAACAAAAATTTGCATGGACAGATAAATGTGAGGAAAGCTTTCAGACATTGAAAGATAAACTCATAACAAAGACTCCGTCCTGTGTGTTCCAACTAACAAAGACAAATTtgtagtatattgcgacgcatcaAAGCAAGGGCTCCTGTGTGTTGATGCGGAATGAGAAGGTGGTAGCCTATGCCTCTAGGAAGCTAAAGGAGTATGAGACAaggtacccaactcatgacttaGAGTTGGCGGCGGTGGTCTTTGCATTGAAAATGCGGAGGCACTACCttt is part of the Cannabis sativa cultivar Pink pepper isolate KNU-18-1 chromosome 5, ASM2916894v1, whole genome shotgun sequence genome and encodes:
- the LOC115717249 gene encoding uncharacterized protein LOC115717249; the encoded protein is MENGEPRRSTRLNERAAVRDRARGRGRGCARGRGRGNQHVPAEAVIQENQNAPVNGQQPGQGGGNHEVPAGVVGQEHQNAPVVVPPQQEDLAQEVARLKEEIRKRDEEALNRQEQPNQGQHQFLPVQYMPVPEGRWEPIYERFRKQHPPNFEGGSDPMEAEEWLRTVEGIVEYMRLGNGDSVACAASLLKKDVRIWWDVIKQTRDVAAMTWADFVQVFNKKYYSEAIRSARVNEFTNLRQGKSTVTSMLANLTISKVCHVSGSYRVSRIHRFLKGSTPE